CCCGACGTGCTGTACGTCGACAACGGCGATGTCTTCACCAGCGCGGGCAGCGCGGCCGGTATCGACCTGTGCCTCTACCTGGTCCGGGCTGATCACGGTGCGGCCGTCGCCAACGCGGTGGCGCGCCGCTTCGTCGTTCCGCCGCACCGCGAGGGCGGGCAGGCCCAGTTCATCGAGGCGGCGGTGGGAGAGATCGGCCCCGAGGACGACGGCGTCACGCAGAGCATGAACTGGGCGCTGCGTCATCTGCACACACCTCTGTCCGTGCCCGCCCTGGCCCGGGCTGCGTGCATGTCGGAACGCTCGTACTTGAGGCACTTCACCCGCCGCAACGGCGTGAGCCCCATGCGCTGGGTCATCACTCAGCGGGTGGCTGTCAGCCTGCCGCTGCTCGAGTCCGGCGAGGGCACCGTGGACGAGGTCGCCGCCGCGGTCGGCTTCGACAGCACCGCGACGTACCGGCACCACTTCACCCGCCAGATGCGTACGACGCCGACGGCCTACCGCAAGACGTTCACCCGCGTCCCCGCGCACCCGTAAGGGTCACTCCGTACGACTGGCGGAATCTTGGCGACTTCAGGCATTTACGCCACTCGTGGGGCGGGCCCAGGGATCAAAGGATGGAGACGTCGTCGGCCGGGGATACCCGGCACGGCCCACCGGACCCCGTCCCGACCAGCAGGAACAAGAGGTACTCCCCATGCCTGCCACCGCTTCCGCCGCGATCACCAGTGCCGTCCTGAGCGTGCCCGCCGCCGCCCCGGCCGAGGCCGCCGCCCACTACGCCGCCCGTCTCGCCTTCGAGGCGGATGTCTCCGACGTCCACGCCGATCTGGCATCCGGCTCACCCGGCGTCGTGGTGGTCGACACCCGCAGCAATGCCGCCTGGGACCAGGGTCACATCCCCGGCGCCCTCCACATCCCCACCGCACAGATTGCCGACCTGGCACCGCAGCTGATCGACCCGGCCCAGACCGTGGTCACCTACTGCTGGGGCCCCGGCTGCAACGGCGCGACCCGCGCGGCGCTGGCCTTCGCCCGCCTCGGCTACCAGGTCAAGGAAATGCTCGGCGGCTTCGAGTACTGGGCACGCGAGGGCTTCGCCTACGACTCCGCCACCGGTGCCGAGCAGCGCCCTGTCGACGACCTGGCCGCCCCGCGCTCGGGCATCTCCTGCGCATGCTGAAGGACACCGCACGGCCGGGCGGCGTGATCCGTCCGGCCACCGCGGCCGACCTGCCGGCGACAGCCCACCTGTGCGCCGCCCACGCTGCCTTCGAGCGCGCCGAACCCGTGCCCGCTGATCTCGCCACCCGCCTGGAGCCCGTGCTGTTCTCGGCACATCCGAGAGCATGGTGCCTCGTAGTCGACCACGGAGGCGAACTGATCGGATACGCCACCTACTCCCGGGAGTTCTCCACCTGGCAGGCAACCGACTACGTCCACCTGGACTGCCTGTTCGTCACCGAACCCCACCGAGGAGAGGGCTGGGGCCACGCCCTGCTCAACGCCGTGAAGGACGCGGCAGCAGCCTGCGGCGCCGCACAAATACAGTGGCAGACGCCCGACTGGAACACCGACGCCATCCGCTTCTACCACCGCGCGGGGGCCCAAGCCCGGCCCAAGGTCAGATTCTCACTCCCCGCTCGCCCAACAGAAAACCCGACCCGAGCGCCTGTGGGGGGTCACGCCGCCTGGCTGTAGCCGTCTGGACCTTGCCGGTCCTCGCCACGGAGCGGGCTGAAGTCGACGTCCAGGTGCGGGTCATACGCCTCGGGCTCCAGGCTGCATCCGTGGGCGGAGTACTCGCCGAAGCGGCCTCAACCGGGCGGGCGGGTGTCCTGTGACAGTGAACCTTGACCGATTGCCACTGAAGTTTGACCGCCTGGAGGCGCTCTACCGGCGGACCGCCGAGATCAGTCCGCCGGGCCGCTCCTCGCGCTGCGGAGGGGTGCTGATCGGGCGGCCGTAGGCGGCAGCGCGCTCGCGCAGGGTGTGGCTGTCGGCCCTCCATCCGTGCCCGGCCAGCCAGCCCACCGGGTCGTCGGGCATCTCCGAGACCCACATGGACGCTGCCGATCCCGGCTCGGCGTCCGCGCCGAAGCGCTCGATCACGCCGCGCGAGCCCAATGTCAGCCCCATCCGACTGCCTGCCGCCGACTGCGCGCTGATCCGGGCCAGCAGTAGCTCCACCGCGTCCTCGGGCAGATAGATCAGCAGTCCTTCGGCGATCCACGCGGTCGGCACCGCCGGGTCGTGCCCTGCGGCGGCCAGCGCGCCTGGCCAGTCCTCACGCAGATCCACCGCGACGGTGATCCGCTCGCAGCGTGCGACGGCCCGCTCCTGGCGCAGCACCGAAGCCTTGAAGTCCAGTGGCGCGGCGGTGTCGACCTCGAACAGCCGGGTGCCCTCGGGCCAGTCCATCCGGAAGGCCCGGCTGTCCATGCCGGCGCCGAGCAGCACGACCTGCCGGACCCCGGACGCGGAGGCCTGCTGCAACAGGTCGTCGAGGAACTTCGTCCTGATGACGATGGAGAACGACACGGCCAGCTGGCGGCGGCGCGCGGCGTCGTCATCGGGCAGCGGCGGCGAGGAGGGCCACAGGCCGCCGGCGGTGGCGAAGGCCTGTGCCATTGGGTCGCGGAACAGCGCGTTCTCCCGCTCGGTCTCCAGCGCCCGCACCCTGGCCACCCCCACCGCCGTGGCCCACACTCCCGACGGCTGAACCCGCTCCTGTTCATCAGTCACCGCGCCAGCCTAGGCGGAGCCAGCTGCGCCTTCCGCTGCCGGTATGCCTTCTGGCGGCAGCGCTGTGAGCATGTCCGGCGTTGTTGCTGGCAGGGCCCTGCTGGTAGTGGTCCTCCGCAGGTCTCGCAGGGTCTCGTTGATGGCGTGGGGGCTGGTTCGGGTGGCTGGGGCGGTGCTGCGGGCTGTGGTGTCGGAGATGCCACCGGCGGTGGAGAAGGTGGCTTCGCGGGAGGCTGTCTGAGCTGTTGGCGACGTGCTCGCTGGCGGCATCGGTCTGAGCATGTCCGGCGTGCTGCTGAGAACATCGGGCCGTCGCAGATCGGGCAGACGCGCGGCTCCGGTGGGTCGGCCGGGTCTGCCTCGGCTAACCACTTTTCTTTGTGTTTGAGGTAGTTGGCCCGTCGGCAGGCGGATGAACACAGGCGGTAGCGCTGTCCGGGCTGGATCTTCATGGTCTTGCCGCACTCTCTGCAGGGGGCCTTCTGCACTGGAGCCCGAGGATGCCGTTTCCGGTATGCCTTCTCGCGGCAAGCTTGGGAACAGCGCAGGGCCTGGCGGCCGATGACGTTGGAGGGCGGTATCTCCGCGTCGCACTCCAGGCAGCGCCTCGTTTCCAGGGTGGCCAGCAGCGCCTCCGAGTCGCGGCCGGTCGCGGCGGCCAGTCGTGTCCAGCTGGGAAGACCGAGATGTTCGGGCGGTTCGCAGAGGTACGTCCGCAGGTAGCGGGGCGGAAGATGGTTGGCGTGGGCCAGGCGGACGATGAAGGACCGGATGCCTT
The sequence above is a segment of the Streptomyces sp. NBC_01775 genome. Coding sequences within it:
- a CDS encoding rhodanese-like domain-containing protein produces the protein MPATASAAITSAVLSVPAAAPAEAAAHYAARLAFEADVSDVHADLASGSPGVVVVDTRSNAAWDQGHIPGALHIPTAQIADLAPQLIDPAQTVVTYCWGPGCNGATRAALAFARLGYQVKEMLGGFEYWAREGFAYDSATGAEQRPVDDLAAPRSGISCAC
- a CDS encoding GNAT family N-acetyltransferase — protein: MLKDTARPGGVIRPATAADLPATAHLCAAHAAFERAEPVPADLATRLEPVLFSAHPRAWCLVVDHGGELIGYATYSREFSTWQATDYVHLDCLFVTEPHRGEGWGHALLNAVKDAAAACGAAQIQWQTPDWNTDAIRFYHRAGAQARPKVRFSLPARPTENPTRAPVGGHAAWL
- a CDS encoding class I SAM-dependent methyltransferase; translation: MTDEQERVQPSGVWATAVGVARVRALETERENALFRDPMAQAFATAGGLWPSSPPLPDDDAARRRQLAVSFSIVIRTKFLDDLLQQASASGVRQVVLLGAGMDSRAFRMDWPEGTRLFEVDTAAPLDFKASVLRQERAVARCERITVAVDLREDWPGALAAAGHDPAVPTAWIAEGLLIYLPEDAVELLLARISAQSAAGSRMGLTLGSRGVIERFGADAEPGSAASMWVSEMPDDPVGWLAGHGWRADSHTLRERAAAYGRPISTPPQREERPGGLISAVRR